The window AGATGGCTTAGTAATGTGTAAAACAAAAAAAGAAACTATTTTATTAAAATCTGCAGAAGAATATAATTTCACAAAGTCTTTAGGAAGTTCAAAATCTTATAAGGATTGGAATATCAAACATACCGATTTTGATAGCGATGGTTTTAATTTATTACTGACAACGGATGGTATTTCGGAAGATTTGGTAGAAAGTAAAGAAGATCAGTTTATGGAGGGATTGATCGAGAAAATGAAAAGTACTAAAAGAAACAAAAGAAATGGTTATTTACATCAGTTACTAAAGAATTGGCCTACAAAGTATCATACAGACGATAAAACAATTTGCATTGCATGGGAAAAGAAAAAGTAATAATAGGTTTCAGTTCTGGAGCTAATTACATAATAGAAAAAGAAATTGGGTCAGGTGGTCAAGGAAAAGTGTTTTCGGTTAAAGGAGGGAAATATGCTTTTAAGTTAATTGGAAAAAAAACTAGCTCTAAATCCCAACGACTTAAAAGGAAAATATCCTATTTAAAAACGAGACCATTAGAAGATTTACCTATTTCATTACCCATAGAGCAAATTGAAGGGAATGGATTAGGGTATATTATGGAATTGGCAACAGATATGATTTCTTTAGAGGAGTTTATTAAACCAAACCCGGAAATAGATTTTACATTATGGTGGCAAGAAACAGGAGGCTTAAAAAAGCGAATTAGTGTTTTAGAAAAGATAGCAAAAACATTGTCAGATTTACATTCAAGAGGGTTTGTTTATGGCGATTTTTCGTTGAGTAATATTTTTGTGTCTGAAGATAAAGACTACTCTGAAATATTTTTTATTGATGCAGATAATATTACGCATGAATCTAGAGTAGGTACCGCTGTTTATACTCCTGGTTATGCAGCTCCAGAAATCATTAAAACAGATGATCATCAGCCAAAAAGTGGATATGATACCTATACGGATAATTATTCTTTTGCCATAATAGCCTATCAATTACTGACTTTAAACCATCCGTTTATTGGGGATTATGTAAATGAAGGAGAACCGGAACTAGAGGAAAAAGCTTATTTAGGAATGATTCCTTGGGTAAATCACACTAAAGATGATATTAATGTTGCTAGCAGTGGTATTCCTACTTCTCTTACCATATCAAAGAAAATGATGGATGCATTTCAGCAAACTTTTGAGAAAGGAATCAATCAGAAGTTTAAAAGAACAAGTGCTTTTAAATGGCAAGAAATTCTATTTGGAGCTCTGGATGCTATTATTGAGTGTAATAAATCGTGTAAACAGAATTTCTTTTTTTCTAAAGAAATCACCTGTCCATTTTGTGAAGAGCAATTAAATTTTGTGGGGATTGCACGTATTCATCATTTAATACGAGGTTTGAAGGATGAAATTAAAAAGAGTTTTTCAGTAGAGCTTAAAGATATTGAAAACATTGGAAGGGTATTAACTACAAAAATAATGACTCCTAACAAGTATTTAGTTTTTTATGAAAGTGACTTCCTATTAAATTCATCAAATAATGAGTTGTTTAAAATTAAGATTCAGGAAGATTCTATTTTTATAAAAGGAATGGATTTAAAGCGTGTGTCAATAGTTTCAAATAAGAAATATAAAAAGGATGTTGATATCTCTAACGAAATAAAAGTAACACAAACAGAAGATTTTACATTGTTTTATAATGATGTGAATAAATATCAAAGAATCTTAAAACTAAAAAAATACGCTTTATGAGAATACAGGATATATTCAAAGGCAAAAAGGAGGAGATTAATTTAAGATTGAAACCATCTATTAAAAGTGAATCATTTACAAAAAACAATAATCTGTCTGTAAAAATTAAGTATTCGCAGAATACATATTGGCTTTTTTTAAATGAAGATCGCTTTGAAGTGGAAGGATTAACTTCAAAAGATAATAAGGAATTAGAAAGAATAGCTAGTAGCAATAGTCTTAATTTATTGATTACTTCACAAGGAACGAAAGCGGAAATAAAATCTAAATTACTTACAGATACTATAAACTTGCCAGATGGTATCGAAATAGGGCTTACAGATATAATTATTGATGATATCAATAAAAGACACTCAAAAAAAAGGAAAGGAAAAAAACATACAGATTGGTTAACTAATGAATTAATTATTGAAGATGGTGATGAGAAGCAAGTTCTTTTAGATAATGCTCCTAATTCTGGTGGATTTCGAATATTTGGTAAATCTATAGTTATCGACGTTAAGATTAATGAAGATAATATTTATGAGATTGTAAGAATAGTAAATTGGAAAAATAGTTTCAATCCCACTTTTTTATTGAAAGGAGAAATTGAAATAAAAGATATTTCAGAAGCTGGAAAATTGAGAGCAGATACGGAGTTAAAACTAAATAGAATTAATTCTAATCAGAGATATATCAATACTTGGGAGAAATACCAAGAAAAAGAAAAGGAAAGTAATATAAAAGAAGTTGAAAGTAGAGGCTTTTTAACAATTACTGAAATTAAAAGAGTTTCTGAAGGTAAATATAAATTGGTGTTTGATAAAAATGAAAACACCAATAATTGGTTAGAAATAGAAACAGGTACTTATGTAGACTTAAATAGCAACCAAGAGCTTCCTAATTTTAATTCATATGAAGATAAAAATAGTGCGAAAACTATTTGTAAGTTAATATCTAAAGAGAGTAACGACCTAATGGTTACATCTGAAAATGAAATACCGCAGACTACTACTGAAATTTATTATGCTAGCTTGTCATTATTAGGAAATGTAATAATGAATTCAAGAAGAACAAGGTCTTTAGATGCAATTAGAAATAACACAACCCCAATGCCCGTACTCTCAGCGGTTTTAGAAGGTGTAGATTATAATTCGGTAACTAGAAGAAAAATAAAACCTTTAACTTCTAAAGTTAAAAGAGAATTTGGAGAGTTTGGTCCCAATGAAATGCAAGAATTAGCTTTAGATGTTGCTTTAAACTCACCAGACATAACAATTATACAAGGGCCTCCAGGAACAGGAAAAACAAAAGTTATAAGTGCTTTAGCTACACGTTTAACAGAGGTTTATAAAGACAATGGTGAAGCACCAGAAATGAATATTTTACTAACGGCATTTCAGCATGACGCTGTTGAAAATATGGCTTCTCGTACAGAAGTTCTTGGTTTACCTGCTATAAAGTTTAGTAAAGCACAAAACCAGTCTGTTGATGTTATTGAAAAATGGATTAATAAACAATCAGAAAAAATTGAAGCCGTTCAAATTGAGATTGAACCTAATGAAGCGGAATTAATTTATAATGATACAATCTCCTATTATTTAACTTATATAAAAACATTAGATACAGAAAAGGCGAAAAGTGATCTTTTAAAACTACGTAAAGAAAATATTTCCATTTTACCAGACGAATTACTTAATGATATCAGTAGCTTAACAAAAAAAGAAGTCAATACGGATGATGATCTTAAAAATAGAATAATAGATAATATTTCTAATATTAGAACAAATAAAATAAGCTATGAAGATGATGGTGTAATAAATTTAAGAAGATATTTAAAAAACTATTCAAGATATAAAGAGGAACTGCCAGTTGTAGATATTAGTTTAATTGAGGAATTAAAAGTTGTTTTAAAAACGGAAGACATAGATGATATTGACTTTTTAATGTTAGAAGACATTAAACTAAAACTATTAGAACCTATAAAATCCATTGATATTAATAAAAAGATTAAACAGTCTAATGCTAAAATAGAAAGTGTTTTTAAAAAAATGATAGCATTTTTATCAGATCAAATTAAATCGGATGGTTCTGTGTATTCTGTGCTTTCTGAATTTCAAAATGATTTAAATAGTAATAAAGATAGAGTTAAAGAAACGGTACAAAATTATGTAGCATTGGCTGCAGCAACTGTTCAGGGTAGTAAAGCAAAACAACTTACAGAAGTAAAACCAGATCCATTTGATACCGTTATAGTGGATGAAGCTGCAAGAGCAAATCCGTTAGATTTATTAATTCCTTTAACATCCGCTAAAAGACGCATAGTATTAGTTGGAGATCATAGACAATTACCTCATATAATTGATAGTGCTATTCAAAAAGAATTAGAGGCAGATGAAAATGCGGCAGAAAAACTAAAGGAGTATTTAAAAGATAGTTTGTTTGAGCGTTTCTATAATATTTTAAAAGAATTAAATAAAAAAGATCATATTCTAAGAGTAGTAACCTTAAATACCCAATATAGAATGCATCCTGTTATTGGTGATTTTATAAGTAGAACGTTCTATGAAAAATATGGAGATCCTAAAATTGATTCAGGAACGCCTGCAGAAAAATTGACACACACGATTGAAGAATACAACAATAAGGTAGCTGTAAGTATTAATATACCACTTATAAAAGGGGAAGAAAAAAAGAAAAACGGTAGTACTTATAGAGATGTTGAAGCTAAAGAAACTATTCGTCGTGCAAAGGAGATTTTAGACAGTGACCCATCCATATCTGTCGGTGTTATTACTTTTTACAGTAGACAGGTTACAGAGTTGTTTATGGAAGCAGAAAAATTAGGACTAGCGGAGAAAAATGAAAGTGGAGATTATATGATAACAAAGGGATATCAAAAAACAATGAATGGTGACGAACGCTTTAGAATAGGTTCTGTAGATGCTTTTCAAGGTAAAGAGTTTGATGTTGTGATATTATCACTTGTTCGTTCTAATAAACTTCCTGCTAAAACAGGTAATGATATTCGAAGTAAATATGGCTTTTTAACTTCTTATAACAGATTGAATGTTGCTATGAGTAGAGCTAAAAAACTAATTATTGCGGTTGGAGACGAAGACATGTTTAAAACAAAAGAAGCAGAGGAACATATTTTTGGACTTAGTGCATTTTATAACGAATTAATAAACTCAGATTATGGCGTTAGTATTTGATAAAAAAAACATAGAAGTAAAATTTTTATCAGAAAAACCAATTGATGAAAATGTAAAAAAAGAATTAATAGTGTATCCCGTACTAGCACAT is drawn from Psychroserpens sp. NJDZ02 and contains these coding sequences:
- a CDS encoding protein phosphatase 2C domain-containing protein, whose translation is MNFNSAIIKGPEKKVLQDAFGIINQKQFSLLVVADGLGSAEHSGFGAKKAIDAVQKAVSEWQKLEKKDIKVLIQLVQFYWNLLIGDSDFEKKECATTCLFAYIDKLSNTIILSQLGDGLVMCKTKKETILLKSAEEYNFTKSLGSSKSYKDWNIKHTDFDSDGFNLLLTTDGISEDLVESKEDQFMEGLIEKMKSTKRNKRNGYLHQLLKNWPTKYHTDDKTICIAWEKKK
- a CDS encoding protein kinase domain-containing protein gives rise to the protein MGKEKVIIGFSSGANYIIEKEIGSGGQGKVFSVKGGKYAFKLIGKKTSSKSQRLKRKISYLKTRPLEDLPISLPIEQIEGNGLGYIMELATDMISLEEFIKPNPEIDFTLWWQETGGLKKRISVLEKIAKTLSDLHSRGFVYGDFSLSNIFVSEDKDYSEIFFIDADNITHESRVGTAVYTPGYAAPEIIKTDDHQPKSGYDTYTDNYSFAIIAYQLLTLNHPFIGDYVNEGEPELEEKAYLGMIPWVNHTKDDINVASSGIPTSLTISKKMMDAFQQTFEKGINQKFKRTSAFKWQEILFGALDAIIECNKSCKQNFFFSKEITCPFCEEQLNFVGIARIHHLIRGLKDEIKKSFSVELKDIENIGRVLTTKIMTPNKYLVFYESDFLLNSSNNELFKIKIQEDSIFIKGMDLKRVSIVSNKKYKKDVDISNEIKVTQTEDFTLFYNDVNKYQRILKLKKYAL
- a CDS encoding DEAD/DEAH box helicase, with the translated sequence MRIQDIFKGKKEEINLRLKPSIKSESFTKNNNLSVKIKYSQNTYWLFLNEDRFEVEGLTSKDNKELERIASSNSLNLLITSQGTKAEIKSKLLTDTINLPDGIEIGLTDIIIDDINKRHSKKRKGKKHTDWLTNELIIEDGDEKQVLLDNAPNSGGFRIFGKSIVIDVKINEDNIYEIVRIVNWKNSFNPTFLLKGEIEIKDISEAGKLRADTELKLNRINSNQRYINTWEKYQEKEKESNIKEVESRGFLTITEIKRVSEGKYKLVFDKNENTNNWLEIETGTYVDLNSNQELPNFNSYEDKNSAKTICKLISKESNDLMVTSENEIPQTTTEIYYASLSLLGNVIMNSRRTRSLDAIRNNTTPMPVLSAVLEGVDYNSVTRRKIKPLTSKVKREFGEFGPNEMQELALDVALNSPDITIIQGPPGTGKTKVISALATRLTEVYKDNGEAPEMNILLTAFQHDAVENMASRTEVLGLPAIKFSKAQNQSVDVIEKWINKQSEKIEAVQIEIEPNEAELIYNDTISYYLTYIKTLDTEKAKSDLLKLRKENISILPDELLNDISSLTKKEVNTDDDLKNRIIDNISNIRTNKISYEDDGVINLRRYLKNYSRYKEELPVVDISLIEELKVVLKTEDIDDIDFLMLEDIKLKLLEPIKSIDINKKIKQSNAKIESVFKKMIAFLSDQIKSDGSVYSVLSEFQNDLNSNKDRVKETVQNYVALAAATVQGSKAKQLTEVKPDPFDTVIVDEAARANPLDLLIPLTSAKRRIVLVGDHRQLPHIIDSAIQKELEADENAAEKLKEYLKDSLFERFYNILKELNKKDHILRVVTLNTQYRMHPVIGDFISRTFYEKYGDPKIDSGTPAEKLTHTIEEYNNKVAVSINIPLIKGEEKKKNGSTYRDVEAKETIRRAKEILDSDPSISVGVITFYSRQVTELFMEAEKLGLAEKNESGDYMITKGYQKTMNGDERFRIGSVDAFQGKEFDVVILSLVRSNKLPAKTGNDIRSKYGFLTSYNRLNVAMSRAKKLIIAVGDEDMFKTKEAEEHIFGLSAFYNELINSDYGVSI